The following proteins are encoded in a genomic region of Microtus ochrogaster isolate Prairie Vole_2 chromosome 5, MicOch1.0, whole genome shotgun sequence:
- the Ccr2 gene encoding C-C chemokine receptor type 2 produces MEDSDMLPQIIHSILSTSHSLFPRSIQGLDEDVTTPYDYDNGEPCHKYNVKQMGARILPPLYSLVFIFGFVGNMLVILILISCKKLKSMTDVYLFNLAISDLLFLLTLPFWAHYAANEWVFGNIMCKLLTGLYHIGYFGGIFFIILLTVDRYLAIVHAVFALKARTVTFGVITSGITWVVAMLASLPGIIFTKFKEEDSHKICGPYFPSVWKNFHAIMRNILSLILPLLVMVICYSGILHTLFRCRNEKKRHRAVRLIFAIMIVYFIFWTPYNIVVFLNTFQEFLGLSTCMISNHLDQAMQVSETLGMTHCCINPVIYAFVGEKFRRYLSIFFRKHIAKRLCKQCPVFYRETVDRVSSTYTPSTGEQEVSVGL; encoded by the coding sequence ATGGAAGACAGTGATATGTTACCTCAGATCATTCATAGCATTCTATCAACATCCCATTCTCTGTTTCCAAGAAGTATCCAAGGACTTGATGAAGATGTCACCACACCTTATGACTATGACAATGGTGAGCCATGTCATAAATACAACGTGAAGCAGATGGGTGCCAGGATCCTGCCCCCACTCTACTCTCTGGTATTCATCTTTGGTTTTGTGGGGAACATGTTGGTCATTCTCATTTTGATAAGCTGCAAGAAGCTGAAGAGCATGACTGACGTCTACCTGTTCAACCTCGCCATCTCTGACTTGCTCTTCCTGCTCACTCTCCCATTCTGGGCTCACTATGCTGCAAATGAGTGGGTCTTTGGGAATATAATGTGTAAATTACTAACAGGACTCTATCACATTGGTTATTTTGGTGGAATCTTCTTCATTATCCTCCTGACAGTTGATCGATACTTGGCTATTGTCCATGCTGTGTTTGCTCTGAAAGCCAGGACAGTCACCTTTGGGGTGATTACAAGTGGAATCACTTGGGTGGTGGCTATGCTAGCCTCTCTCCCAGGAATCATATTTACTAAATTCAAAGAAGAAGATAGTCATAAAATCTGTGGTCCTTATTTTCCATCAGTATGGAAGAATTTCCATGCAATAATGAGGAATATCTTGAGTCTGATCCTGCCCCTACTTGTCATGGTCATCTGTTACTCAGGAATCCTCCATACCCTGTTTCGTTGTAGAAATGAGAAGAAGAGGCACAGGGCTGTGAGGCTCATCTTTGCCATCATGATTGTCTACTTTATCTTCTGGACTCCCTACAACATTGTTGTCTTCCTGAACACCTTCCAGGAATTCTTGGGACTGAGTACCTGTATGATTTCCAATCACTTAGACCAGGCCATGCAGGTGTCAGAGACTCTTGGAATGACACACTGCTGTATCAACCCTGTCATCTATGCCTTTGTTGGGGAGAAGTTCAGAAGGTATCTCTCCATATTCTTCAGAAAGCACATTGCTAAACGTCTCTGCAAACAGTGCCCAGTTTTCTACAGAGAGACAGTGGATCGAGTGAGCTCAACATACACCCCTTCCACTGGGGAACAAGAAGTCTCAGTTGGGTTGTAA
- the LOC101982275 gene encoding C-C chemokine receptor type 5, whose protein sequence is MDLQVSSTTYLYDDYDGATLCQKTNVKQVAAQLLPPLYSLVFIFGFVGNMLVFLILINFKKLKSMTDIYLFNLAISDLLFLLTLPFWAHYAANEWVFGNIMCKLLTGLYHIGYFGGIFFIILLTIDRYLAIVHAVFALKARTVTFGVITSGVTWVVAVFTSLPEIIFIKSQKEGHHSTCSPHFPHSQYHFWKSFQTLKMVILSLVLPLLVMVICYSGILQTLFHCRNEKKRHKAVRLIFAIMIIYFIFWTPYNIVLLLYNFQEFFGLNNCSSSNRLDQAMQVTETLGMTHCCINPVIYAFVGEKFRNYLSVLFQKHIVKRFCKHCPIFQQDNLDRINSVNTRSTGEQDVSTGL, encoded by the coding sequence ATGGATTTGCAAGTATCAAGTACGACCTATCTCTATGATGATTATGATGGGGCAACACTCTGCCAAAAAACAAATGTGAAACAAGTTGCAGCCCAGCTCCTACCCCCACTCTACTCTCTGGTATTCATCTTTGGTTTTGTGGGGAACATGTTGGTCTTCCTCATCCTGATAAACTTCAAGAAGCTGAAGAGCATGACTGACATCTACCTGTTCAACCTGGCCATCTCTGACTTGCTCTTCCTGCTCACTCTCCCATTCTGGGCTCACTATGCTGCAAATGAGTGGGTCTTTGGGAATATAATGTGTAAATTACTAACAGGACTCTATCACATTGGTTATTTTGGTGGAATCTTCTTCATTATCCTCCTGACAATTGATCGATACTTGGCTATTGTCCATGCTGTGTTTGCTCTGAAAGCCAGGACAGTCACCTTTGGGGTGATTACAAGTGGAGTCACTTGGGTGGTGGCTGTGTTTACTTCACTCCCAGAAATAATCTTCATCAAATCTCAAAAAGAAGGTCATCATTCTACGTGTAGTCCTCATTTTCCACACAGCCAATATCATTTCTGGAAGAGTTTCCAAACATTAAAGATGGTCATCTTGAGTCTGGTCCTGCCCCTACTTGTCATGGTCATCTGCTACTCAGGAATCCTCCAAACCCTGTTTCACTGTAGAAATGAGAAGAAGAGGCACAAGGCTGTGAGGCTCATCTTTGCCATTATGattatctactttattttctgGACTCCCTACAACATTGTCCTTCTTCTGTACAACTTCCAGGAATTCTTTGGACTGAATAATTGCAGTAGTTCTAATAGACTAGACCAGGCCATGCAGGTGACAGAGACTCTTGGAATGACACACTGCTGCATCAACCCTGTCATCTATGCCTTTGTTGGAGAGAAGTTCCGGAATTATCTCTCAGTGCTTTTTCAAAAACACATTGTTAAACGTTTTTGCAAACACTGTCCAATCTTCCAGCAAGACAATCTTGATCGTATAAATTCAGTCAATACCCGATCCACAGGGGAGCAGGATGTTTCTACTGGTTTATGA